One window of Papaver somniferum cultivar HN1 chromosome 9, ASM357369v1, whole genome shotgun sequence genomic DNA carries:
- the LOC113310518 gene encoding uncharacterized protein LOC113310518 isoform X1, producing MQSGTWSALMQSAVAETSSNDTGIQDEWSGLSSHTTQMSTGALDATTGGSSQRKDWGGQNRHHVSSVTSRPLQLFDDSTMNRSSDSASREYAGQPPGGSIKWLNHCCEQMPHTLAEDSYQVQPHMHPENFAGAAWPGPIYEESKNAAHFGDIGLNAQNMGGFWIQGHTFPSDNTENQIPNRQNGLSTREIPLANGFVSLIVHENNSTMQHNQTNDLNIGMHLVRDHDGGMLNGCDNHDAKRESSYMRKSTAGPNSDLAKVNQPANLQVQNNNHIKFGIHVNSMVNYRGDDTTTNCQNQGNKKEVSNMSYNSNRSHQIIPDGPRETLLSSPSYSRSLGKGNKKFMSQVGRKVSGVRKFQYHPMGDLAANMEPVDKRVQNLSQHVSGGSRGIGQGYSGYGNSAQIVTQGQTWLNPTSSVQPSGRGHWYSKSGISGEANETLQQQMPAGTYTGTLPYQRHQLQHQQVGSGASANINTHHTPGTTIKIPPFNLSQVHHSQVTGSELRVPMPPLPVLESTPVSRPSASLGVSLGSFPMTPKNSSSPQCGVSSALSINTSNRNMGRTSWVQKQDYQGTKKMGDSKHYANGEE from the coding sequence ATGCAGAGTGGAACCTGGAGTGCACTGATGCAGTCCGCTGTGGCAGAAACTTCTAGTAATGACACCGGGATACAGGATGAGTGGAGTGGTTTAAGTTCTCATACAACACAAATGTCAACTGGGGCTCTGGATGCAACTACGGGTGGCAGTTCACAGCGGAAAGATTGGGGTGGTCAAAATAGGCACCATGTCTCTTCTGTGACTTCAAGACCCCTTCAGTTGTTTGATGATTCAACTATGAATCGAAGCAGTGACAGTGCCTCTCGTGAATATGCTGGCCAGCCTCCTGGAGGATCTATCAAATGGTTAAATCATTGCTGTGAACAAATGCCACACACACTTGCTGAAGATAGTTATCAGGTGCAGCCGCACATGCATCCAGAAAATTTTGCTGGAGCAGCTTGGCCTGGTCCAATTTATGAGGAGTCGAAAAATGCTGCTCATTTTGGGGACATAGGGTTAAATGCTCAAAACATGGGTGGCTTTTGGATCCAAGGGCATACATTTCCATCCGATAACACTGAAAACCAAATTCCGAATAGACAGAATGGTTTGAGTACGAGAGAGATACCATTGGCTAATGGATTTGTGTCACTGATAGTGCATGAGAACAATAGCACCATGCAACACAATCAAACAAATGATCTTAACATAGGAATGCATCTGGTGAGGGATCATGATGGCGGGATGTTGAATGGTTGTGATAATCATGATGCCAAGAGAGAATCTTCTTACATGAGGAAGTCTACAGCTGGGCCGAATTCAGACCTGGCCAAGGTCAATCAGCCAGCAAACCTGCAGGTCCAAAATAATAATCATATTAAGTTCGGAATCCATGTGAATTCCATGGTTAACTACAGAGGAGATGATACTACGACAAATTGTCAAAATCAGGGGAACAAGAAAGAAGTCTCTAATATGAGCTACAACTCTAACCGATCACATCAAATTATTCCAGATGGTCCAAGAGAGACTTTGTTGTCAAGTCCTAGTTATTCTCGTTCTTTGGGGAAGGGTAACAAAAAATTCATGAGTCAAGTTGGTCGGAAGGTTTCTGGGGTTCGCAAATTTCAGTATCATCCAATGGGAGATTTGGCTGCAAACATGGAACCTGTTGACAAAAGGGTTCAGAACCTGTCACAGCATGTCAGTGGTGGATCTAGAGGTATTGGGCAAGGTTATTCTGGTTACGGCAATTCTGCTCAAATAGTTACTCAGGGGCAGACATGGTTAAATCCCACTTCTTCTGTGCAGCCTTCTGGCAGAGGCCATTGGTACAGTAAATCTGGTATATCTGGTGAAGCAAATGAAACCTTGCAGCAACAGATGCCTGCTGGAACATATACAGGCACTTTGCCATATCAAAGACATCAGTTGCAGCATCAACAGGTCGGATCTGGTGCAAGTGCAAACATAAACACACATCATACTCCTGGCACGACTATTAAAATTCCGCCTTTTAATCTTTCTCAGGTGCATCATTCTCAGGTGACGGGCAGCGAGTTGAGGGTTCCCATGCCACCTCTCCCAGTGCTAGAGTCTACACCTGTCTCTAGACCTTCTGCCTCGCTGGGAGTTTCACTGGGTTCATTTCCGATGACTCCAAAAAATTcgtccagtccccagtgtggggTAAGTTCAGCACTTTCCATTAATACTTCAAATAGGAATATGGGAAGAACCTCATGGGTCCAGAAACAAGATTATCAGGGTACCAAGAAAATGGGAGATTCAAAGCACTATGCCAATGGGGAAGAGTAA
- the LOC113310518 gene encoding uncharacterized protein LOC113310518 isoform X2 gives MQSGTWSALMQSAVAETSSNDTGIQDEWSGLSSHTTQMSTGALDATTGGSSQRKDWGGQNRHHVSSVTSRPLQLFDDSTMNRSSDSASREYAGQPPGGSIKWLNHCCEQMPHTLAEDSYQVQPHMHPENFAGAAWPGPIYEESKNAAHFGDIGLNAQNMGGFWIQGHTFPSDNTENQIPNRQNGLSTREIPLANGFVSLIVHENNSTMQHNQTNDLNIGMHLVRDHDGGMLNGCDNHDAKRESSYMRKSTAGPNSDLAKVNQPANLQVQNNNHIKFGIHVNSMVNYRGDDTTTNCQNQGNKKEVSNMSYNSNRSHQIIPDGPRETLLSSPSYSRSLGKGNKKFMSQVGRKVSGVRKFQYHPMGDLAANMEPVDKRVQNLSQHVSGGSRGIGQGYSGYGNSAQIVTQGQTWLNPTSSVQPSGRGHWYSKSGISGEANETLQQQMPAGTYTGTLPYQRHQLQHQQVHHSQVTGSELRVPMPPLPVLESTPVSRPSASLGVSLGSFPMTPKNSSSPQCGVSSALSINTSNRNMGRTSWVQKQDYQGTKKMGDSKHYANGEE, from the exons ATGCAGAGTGGAACCTGGAGTGCACTGATGCAGTCCGCTGTGGCAGAAACTTCTAGTAATGACACCGGGATACAGGATGAGTGGAGTGGTTTAAGTTCTCATACAACACAAATGTCAACTGGGGCTCTGGATGCAACTACGGGTGGCAGTTCACAGCGGAAAGATTGGGGTGGTCAAAATAGGCACCATGTCTCTTCTGTGACTTCAAGACCCCTTCAGTTGTTTGATGATTCAACTATGAATCGAAGCAGTGACAGTGCCTCTCGTGAATATGCTGGCCAGCCTCCTGGAGGATCTATCAAATGGTTAAATCATTGCTGTGAACAAATGCCACACACACTTGCTGAAGATAGTTATCAGGTGCAGCCGCACATGCATCCAGAAAATTTTGCTGGAGCAGCTTGGCCTGGTCCAATTTATGAGGAGTCGAAAAATGCTGCTCATTTTGGGGACATAGGGTTAAATGCTCAAAACATGGGTGGCTTTTGGATCCAAGGGCATACATTTCCATCCGATAACACTGAAAACCAAATTCCGAATAGACAGAATGGTTTGAGTACGAGAGAGATACCATTGGCTAATGGATTTGTGTCACTGATAGTGCATGAGAACAATAGCACCATGCAACACAATCAAACAAATGATCTTAACATAGGAATGCATCTGGTGAGGGATCATGATGGCGGGATGTTGAATGGTTGTGATAATCATGATGCCAAGAGAGAATCTTCTTACATGAGGAAGTCTACAGCTGGGCCGAATTCAGACCTGGCCAAGGTCAATCAGCCAGCAAACCTGCAGGTCCAAAATAATAATCATATTAAGTTCGGAATCCATGTGAATTCCATGGTTAACTACAGAGGAGATGATACTACGACAAATTGTCAAAATCAGGGGAACAAGAAAGAAGTCTCTAATATGAGCTACAACTCTAACCGATCACATCAAATTATTCCAGATGGTCCAAGAGAGACTTTGTTGTCAAGTCCTAGTTATTCTCGTTCTTTGGGGAAGGGTAACAAAAAATTCATGAGTCAAGTTGGTCGGAAGGTTTCTGGGGTTCGCAAATTTCAGTATCATCCAATGGGAGATTTGGCTGCAAACATGGAACCTGTTGACAAAAGGGTTCAGAACCTGTCACAGCATGTCAGTGGTGGATCTAGAGGTATTGGGCAAGGTTATTCTGGTTACGGCAATTCTGCTCAAATAGTTACTCAGGGGCAGACATGGTTAAATCCCACTTCTTCTGTGCAGCCTTCTGGCAGAGGCCATTGGTACAGTAAATCTGGTATATCTGGTGAAGCAAATGAAACCTTGCAGCAACAGATGCCTGCTGGAACATATACAGGCACTTTGCCATATCAAAGACATCAGTTGCAGCATCAACAG GTGCATCATTCTCAGGTGACGGGCAGCGAGTTGAGGGTTCCCATGCCACCTCTCCCAGTGCTAGAGTCTACACCTGTCTCTAGACCTTCTGCCTCGCTGGGAGTTTCACTGGGTTCATTTCCGATGACTCCAAAAAATTcgtccagtccccagtgtggggTAAGTTCAGCACTTTCCATTAATACTTCAAATAGGAATATGGGAAGAACCTCATGGGTCCAGAAACAAGATTATCAGGGTACCAAGAAAATGGGAGATTCAAAGCACTATGCCAATGGGGAAGAGTAA
- the LOC113310520 gene encoding uncharacterized protein LOC113310520, with the protein MQKSVLSENDRVHNCTSEVREDTNSAQHFPEDLPSQDVSALSGRKKLQDCSDHHNFTSAKPGNTQISPQMAPSWFEQYGAYKNGKMLLVNNIRMLEESKGHLLPANSSESAITRIMIEPANVFHTSQSIATTSVASERVSSSHSLRTCYTPIAIEPANVSHTSQSIATTSAASEHVSPPRSLPSQVTDQSLSVMKPKKRKSEALDLLPWHKEVMRGSQRLLNIRMAEKDWAHATHRLLEKVEDEVEMVEDGQQILLPRRRLILTTKLMQHLLRHPPPAILSADATSSYESVVYVIAKVALEDACSMVPSTGSDLSSTVDNRYQTPGELKLSERLGDKYLSKSNIIEDFTGRAKKLESDLLRLEKTCSVLDIRVESQELEKISVINRFAKFHTRAQPDSAENSFSSIPQRYVISLLMPRNLPHGVQCLSL; encoded by the exons ATGCAGAAGTCAGTTTTATCTGAAAATGACAGAGTTCATAATTGTACATCAGAGGTAAGAGAGGATACAAATTCAGCTCAACACTTTCCTGAAGACTTACCATCTCAAGATGTGTCTGCACTCAGTGGTCGTAAAAAATTGCAAGACTGCTCTGATCATCATAATTTTACGTCCGCTAAACCTGGAAATACCCAGATTAGTCCCCAGATGGCACCTTCTTGGTTTGAGCAGTATGGTGCCTATAAAAATGGAAAGATGCTACTAGTCAATAATATAAGGATGCTAGAAGAAAGTAAAGGGCATTTGCTTCCAGCGAATTCTTCTGAGAGTGCAATCACTCGTATTATGATAGAGCCTGCAAATGTTTTTCATACCAGTCAGAGCATAGCCACCACCTCGGTAGCCAGTGAACGTGTTTCTTCTTCTCACTCTCTTCGCACATGCTACACTCCTATTGCGATAGAGCCTGCAAATGTTTCTCATACCAGTCAAAGCATAGCCACCACCTCGGCAGCCAGTGAGCATGTTTCTCCTCCTCGCTCTCTTCCCTCACAGGTGACTGATCAGAGTTTGTCTGTGATGAAGCCAAAGAAGCGCAAAAGTGAAGCTTTGGATCTTTTGCCATGGCATAAAGAAGTAATGCGTGGTTCTCAAAGGCTTCTAAACATCAG GATGGCAGAAAAAGACTGGGCACATGCTACACATCGGTTGTTAGAGAAG gtggaagatgaagttgaaatgGTCGAGGATGGACAGCAAATACTTTTACCGCGAAGAAGGCTTATTTTGACGACAAAGTTAATGCAGCACCTCCTTCGACACCCACCTCCTGCAATTCTTTCTGCAGATGCCACTTCCTCCTATGAGTCGGTGGTGTATGTTATTGCTAAAGTAGCATTAGAGGACGCATGCAGCATGGTTCCTAGCACAGGAAGTGATTTGAGCTCAACAGTGGACAACAGATATCA GACACCTGGAGAGCTTAAACTTTCTGAGAGACTGGGTGATAAATATTTATCGAAGTCAAATATTATTGAAGACTTCACTGGTAGAGCGAAGAAGCTGGAATCGGATTTGTTGAG ATTGGAGAAGACTTGTTCAGTATTGGACATAAGAGTGGAAAGCCAGGAACTTGAAAAGATTTCTGTCATCAACCGTTTTGCTAAGTTCCACACCAGGGCCCAACCAGATAGTGCTGAGAACTCATTTTCCTCCATCCCCCAAAGATATGTTATTTCGCTTTTAATGCCTAGGAACTTACCCCATGGGGTACAGTGTCTTTCACTTTAA
- the LOC113314099 gene encoding protein BUD31 homolog 2-like, which produces MPKIKTNRVRYPNGWELIEPTLRELEEKMRQAENDPHDGRRKCEALWPIFNIAHQKSRYIYDLFYRRNEISQELYEFCLDQGRDMNAYVACNASSHGTTISAPLAYVEFPRT; this is translated from the exons ATGCCTAAGATAAAGACTAACCGTGTTAGATATCCAAATGGCTGGGAGCTGATTGAGCCCACTCTACGTGAACTGGAAGAAAAGATGAGACAAG CTGAAAATGACCCACATGATGGGAGGAGAAAGTGTGAAGCATTATGGCCCATTTTTAATATCGCACATCAGAAGAGTCGATATATCTATGATCTTTTCTACAGAAGGAACGAAATCTCCCAGGAGCTGTATGAGTTCTGTTTGGACCAAGG TCGGGATATGAACGCCTATGTTGCTTGCAATGCATCCAGCCACGGGACCACAATTTCGGCACCACTTGCGTATGTAGAGTTCCCAAGAACTTGA